One window from the genome of Bufo bufo chromosome 4, aBufBuf1.1, whole genome shotgun sequence encodes:
- the LOC120997541 gene encoding gastrula zinc finger protein XlCGF17.1-like — protein sequence MLSLDHKEEDQDNMQRSSGKNLITLIGYPGPHSADLSYNPPNHEEPSLEQSQILTTSPDLSHNPPNHEEPSSDQSQIITTSSGQKGSKRFHCEECGKRFTRSSVLSVHRRIHTGEKPYSCSECEKCFTDKSGLIKHQIIHTGEEPYSCSECEKYFARKSHLVKHERIHTGEEPYSCSECGKCFTEKSNLLIHQRIHTGLKPYSCSECGKCFTGKSSLLIHQRIHTGLKPYSCSDCDKCFTQKSYLIIHKRLHTREKPYSCSECGKCFTEKSSLLLHQRIHTGLKPYSCSEFTQCHTPPTSREHLRYMEVLISNLNRALFLQ from the exons ATGTTATCACTAGATCATAAAGAAGAAGATCAGGACAACATGCAGCGTTCTTCAGGAAAAAACCTCATTACACTGATCGGATATCCAGGACCTCACAGTGCAGATCTCTCATACAATCCTCCTAATCATGAAGAACCTTCTCTTGAGCAATCACAGATTTTAACCACAAGTCCAGATCTGTCACATAATCCTCCTAATCATGAGGAACCTTCCTCTGACCAATCTCAGATTATAACCACAAGTAGCGGGCAGAAAGGAAGTAAAAGGTTTCATTGTGAAGAATGTGGAAAACGGTTTACAAGAAGCTCCGTTCTTTCTGTGCacagaagaattcacacaggagagaagccatattcatgttcagaatgtgagaaatgtttcacAGACAAATCAGGTCTCATTAAACATCAGATAATCCACACAGGAGaggagccatattcatgttcagaatgtgagaaatattTTGCaaggaaatcacatcttgttaaacatgaaagaattcacactggagaggagccatattcatgttcagagtgtgggaaatgtttcaccgAAAAATCAAATCtccttatacatcagagaattcacacagggctaAAGCCATACTCATGCtccgaatgtgggaaatgttttacaggaaAATCAAGTCtccttatacatcagagaattcacacagggctaAAGCCATACTCATGCTCCGATTGTGATAAATGTTTTACCCAGAAATCATATCTTATTATACATAAGAGACTTCACacaagagagaagccatattcatgttcagaatgtgggaaatgtttcacagAAAAATCAAGTCTCCttctacatcagagaattcacacagggctaAAGCCATACTCATGCtccgaat TTACACAATGTCACACGCCTCCGACATCGAGGGAACATCTTCGTTACATGGAAGTGTTGATCTCCAATCTGAACAGGGCGCTGTTCCTTCAATAA